A genomic stretch from Candidatus Nitrososphaera gargensis Ga9.2 includes:
- the pstA gene encoding phosphate ABC transporter permease PstA, with the protein MEKTNKKELRELMVRQSLKRKITDKVVSALAIACVVAAIIPLGSILIEVVKNGVSSLNVEFLTQTPGSLGSGEGGIGPAIQGTLIVVGLASLIGGPIGVLAGIYLSEYAGTSRFAYSVRFLNDVLTGLPSIVIGIVGYVAIVLTIGSFSVWAGAFALSIIMIPIVVRVTEETLKIVPNSIREAGHSLGIPKWKVTMFIVLSSAKSGVLTGVVLAISRIAGETAPLIMTILGTSLFFTGFTSPVDALPLRIWRLASQPYESAHSFGWGAALILILIVLGLSISLRLLAQKRGFRAHSTTVT; encoded by the coding sequence ATGGAGAAGACAAACAAAAAGGAACTTCGGGAATTGATGGTTCGCCAGTCGCTCAAGCGAAAGATTACAGACAAGGTCGTATCTGCTCTTGCAATTGCTTGCGTCGTTGCCGCCATCATTCCGCTCGGAAGCATCTTGATAGAAGTCGTGAAAAACGGAGTTTCCTCTCTCAATGTGGAATTTCTCACACAAACTCCGGGCTCCCTTGGCTCTGGAGAAGGAGGAATCGGACCGGCGATACAAGGTACACTAATCGTCGTCGGTCTCGCCTCGCTTATTGGCGGCCCGATAGGTGTTCTTGCAGGGATATATCTTTCTGAATACGCCGGCACCAGCAGGTTTGCTTACTCTGTAAGGTTCTTGAATGATGTGCTTACAGGATTGCCATCGATAGTAATTGGAATTGTGGGCTATGTGGCCATAGTCTTGACAATAGGATCGTTCTCGGTTTGGGCAGGCGCTTTTGCATTATCAATTATAATGATACCGATAGTCGTTCGTGTAACTGAAGAGACTTTGAAGATAGTGCCAAACTCTATCAGGGAAGCTGGTCACTCCCTTGGAATACCCAAGTGGAAAGTTACAATGTTCATAGTATTGAGCTCGGCTAAAAGTGGAGTATTGACTGGTGTTGTGCTTGCCATTTCTAGGATAGCAGGAGAGACCGCGCCGCTGATAATGACAATCTTGGGAACAAGCTTGTTTTTTACAGGATTTACTTCTCCTGTAGACGCTCTGCCTCTACGCATATGGAGGCTTGCGTCTCAACCATATGAATCAGCCCACTCATTTGGATGGGGCGCTGCGCTGATTCTGATATTGATTGTACTTGGTTTGAGTATAAGCCTAAGGCTGCTTGCTCAAAAGAGAGGCTTCCGGGCTCATTCAACAACAGTGACATAG
- the pstS gene encoding phosphate ABC transporter substrate-binding protein PstS: protein MRKRAALLAITAIVLLVPPVLTVFAQNPVTINGAGATFPYPLIDTWRTQYQSVEPSVNINYQSIGSGGGVKQFLEKTVDFGASDAPLSSSELERAQNAVHIPETIGSIVVSYNLPSVPEKGLKLTGPVIADIFLGNIRKWNDPQIQSLNSDISLPDREIIVVHRSDGSGTTFVWTDYLSKVSREWHDKIGTGKSIQWPRGIGAPGNEGVANAIKGNLFTIGYIELSYALSTGMPYAFLQNREGVFVEPSFETIQAAIESSATSLPKGDESWEEVSTTDAPGANSYPIASFSYILLYKELTDNPSIDHRKAETLVNFLLWAITDGQQYADDLGYVPLPESVVKLNQETISSLTFNGQPIVVAAGGQAGAGQIDQRLELAALAGVTTAVVTSAVYITYRRRKSRFGSITSRKDISSFLVKGSPRGDRVFRFIAVATAGYTLFLIVLVAIATFAGSSEAFVREGFNFIVGTDWNAVEGRESYGALPYIIGTLASSAIAMAIGVPISLGIAMFISDMAPRKLTAPLSFVIELLAAVPSIIYGLWALFVFRFWVRDLIELPLYNAFGGSIPLFARTPFGLDIFTAGIVLAVMIIPTVSSISREVMRAVPNSQREAAYSLGATRWETLRMAVFPYARSGLFGASILGLGRAVGETMLVTMVIGNAIGLAAIPNTLFSPSQTLASLIANEFNEAVTSFHTSALIGLGAVLFLLTIVINIGARLMVSRIQKIERVHE, encoded by the coding sequence ATGCGCAAGAGAGCGGCATTATTAGCAATAACCGCGATCGTCCTGCTTGTCCCTCCTGTTTTGACCGTTTTTGCACAAAATCCTGTAACAATAAATGGTGCTGGCGCTACATTTCCATATCCGCTAATAGATACGTGGCGTACACAGTACCAATCAGTTGAGCCCAGTGTAAATATCAATTACCAATCAATTGGTAGCGGCGGAGGAGTAAAACAATTTTTGGAAAAGACGGTCGATTTTGGGGCGTCGGATGCTCCACTCTCTTCATCTGAGCTGGAAAGAGCTCAAAATGCAGTCCACATACCTGAAACAATAGGATCCATTGTTGTGTCTTATAATTTACCTAGTGTTCCGGAGAAGGGTTTGAAGCTTACAGGGCCTGTAATTGCAGATATTTTTCTGGGCAATATACGCAAATGGAACGACCCGCAGATTCAATCTCTAAATTCAGATATTTCGTTGCCTGACAGGGAAATAATTGTGGTGCATAGGTCAGACGGCTCCGGCACCACATTTGTATGGACAGATTATCTCTCAAAAGTAAGTCGGGAGTGGCACGACAAAATCGGCACAGGCAAATCTATTCAATGGCCGAGGGGGATAGGTGCTCCCGGAAATGAAGGCGTGGCCAATGCGATCAAAGGTAATCTGTTCACAATTGGTTACATCGAGCTTTCTTATGCACTATCAACTGGTATGCCATACGCCTTTTTGCAGAATAGAGAAGGTGTCTTTGTAGAACCGTCCTTTGAAACAATACAGGCCGCAATAGAATCCTCTGCTACCAGCTTACCAAAGGGAGACGAATCATGGGAGGAGGTTTCTACTACAGATGCCCCCGGCGCCAATTCATATCCTATTGCAAGCTTTTCCTACATTCTGCTATATAAGGAATTGACAGATAACCCTAGTATAGATCATAGAAAAGCCGAGACATTGGTTAATTTTCTGTTGTGGGCTATAACAGACGGTCAACAGTATGCAGATGATCTGGGATATGTACCCCTACCAGAGTCTGTAGTAAAGCTCAACCAAGAAACTATTTCTTCCCTCACTTTTAATGGGCAGCCAATAGTAGTAGCAGCCGGTGGACAAGCAGGAGCAGGTCAGATTGATCAGCGTCTGGAACTTGCTGCTCTTGCCGGTGTTACTACTGCTGTAGTAACTTCTGCTGTATATATCACATATCGAAGAAGAAAAAGTCGCTTTGGATCGATAACAAGTAGAAAAGATATTTCATCTTTTCTTGTAAAGGGATCACCGCGCGGCGATCGGGTCTTTCGCTTTATTGCCGTAGCTACAGCAGGATATACGCTCTTCTTGATTGTGCTTGTTGCGATCGCCACGTTTGCAGGGTCATCCGAAGCATTCGTCAGAGAAGGTTTTAACTTCATAGTAGGCACTGATTGGAATGCTGTCGAGGGAAGAGAATCATATGGCGCATTACCCTATATCATAGGCACGCTTGCTAGCTCTGCAATCGCCATGGCAATTGGTGTTCCGATAAGCCTTGGGATAGCAATGTTTATCTCTGATATGGCCCCTCGCAAATTAACCGCGCCACTTTCTTTTGTAATAGAACTGCTGGCTGCTGTGCCAAGCATCATCTACGGGTTATGGGCGTTATTCGTTTTTAGGTTCTGGGTCAGAGATTTGATTGAGTTGCCATTATACAACGCATTCGGTGGATCAATCCCCTTATTCGCAAGGACGCCATTTGGTCTTGATATTTTTACAGCAGGAATTGTTCTTGCGGTAATGATCATCCCTACAGTCTCTTCAATATCCAGAGAAGTAATGAGAGCGGTGCCAAATAGCCAGCGGGAGGCCGCATATAGCCTTGGCGCAACAAGGTGGGAGACTCTAAGGATGGCAGTATTTCCATACGCCAGATCTGGACTCTTTGGCGCTTCGATACTTGGGCTTGGGAGAGCTGTGGGCGAGACCATGCTAGTAACAATGGTTATTGGAAACGCAATTGGATTGGCCGCCATTCCTAATACGCTATTCTCTCCAAGTCAGACGCTGGCTAGCCTTATTGCAAATGAGTTTAATGAAGCTGTTACATCTTTCCATACTTCAGCTCTAATAGGTCTTGGAGCAGTACTATTCCTGCTTACGATTGTGATAAACATAGGAGCACGGCTAATGGTCAGTCGCATTCAGAAGATTGAAAGGGTGCATGAATAA
- the pstB gene encoding phosphate ABC transporter ATP-binding protein PstB, whose protein sequence is MTPKVSIKNLNAWFGTKQALKNINMDIRENTATAIIGPSGCGKTTLIRCLNRMHEMTPGAAAKGHVILDDTDVYDKSVDPVVIKRRIGMVFQRPNPFPTMSIYDNVAAGLRLNGIRDRRLLDNIVQESLEHAALWEEVKNDLSKPGSSLSGGQQQRLCIARALAMQPEVLLMDEPTSALDPIASSKIEELIHGLKKDLTIVMVTHNMQQAARVADFTAFMYLGELIEYGRTKQIFENPQKELTERYISGKFG, encoded by the coding sequence ATCACGCCCAAAGTTTCTATCAAGAACCTAAATGCTTGGTTTGGCACAAAACAGGCTCTCAAAAATATCAATATGGATATTCGGGAAAATACTGCCACTGCGATAATCGGACCGTCTGGCTGTGGCAAGACCACTCTCATCCGTTGCCTGAATAGAATGCACGAGATGACTCCTGGAGCAGCCGCCAAGGGGCATGTTATTCTAGACGATACTGACGTTTATGACAAGTCGGTCGATCCTGTAGTGATAAAACGCCGAATTGGAATGGTATTTCAGCGGCCCAATCCATTCCCAACAATGAGCATTTATGATAATGTCGCTGCAGGGCTTCGCCTAAATGGCATCAGAGACAGGAGATTGCTCGACAACATTGTACAGGAAAGCTTGGAGCATGCAGCCTTGTGGGAAGAGGTAAAGAATGACTTGTCAAAGCCCGGCTCTAGTCTATCCGGCGGGCAGCAACAGCGTTTGTGCATTGCACGGGCTCTTGCGATGCAGCCAGAAGTTCTTCTTATGGATGAGCCTACCTCTGCGCTAGACCCAATCGCATCTTCAAAGATCGAGGAATTGATACATGGTCTGAAGAAGGATTTGACAATCGTCATGGTGACTCACAACATGCAGCAGGCAGCGAGGGTGGCAGACTTTACTGCATTTATGTATTTGGGAGAGTTGATAGAGTATGGAAGAACTAAGCAGATATTTGAGAACCCGCAAAAGGAACTTACTGAACGCTACATTTCTGGCAAGTTCGGCTAA